A window of Flavobacterium branchiarum genomic DNA:
TCGTCTACTACATCAAAATCATTAAATTCTTTTAATTGTAACAACTGTGCTAAACTTAGTTTTGAGATCAATAATGTATTCTCTGCGATAACAACATTTTGCTTACCTGTAGCTACAGTTGCTTTAATATCAAGCAAATCTCCTCTAGGAATTGTTCCTGCTTTTACCAATTCGTCTGAACGCGTGTATTGTTTTTCACTAATGGCTAATTGCTCTTGTTGTACTTTTAAATTTTCTTTATTAAACAGTACTTGTAAAAAAGCATTTGCAACATTCAGCGAAATATCTTCTTGCATTTTCAACAATTGATATTTAGAAGCCACCATAGATAGATTGGCTTTTCGCAATGCATTCTGATTTTGCAATCCTTTGTATATATCGACTGCAACTGTTGCGCCTATAGCTGAATATTGTGTTGTTTGATTTTCTAACAATCCCGTTGTAATATTCTGGTTTAAACCAATATTCCAAGAATGTGATACTTGTGCATTTGCTGTAGGGAGAAATCTACCAAAGGCATCTTTTTTATCAATAGCAATGTTTTTTGTGTCCAATTCTGATTGTTTAATCGAGATATTGTTTTCTAACGCATATCGCACACATTCTTCTAGAGTCCATTTCTTAGATTGTGCCTGTAATGACACACCAAGTAGTAAGACAAAAACAAGATAAATATATTTATTATTTTTCATAAACTTTGAATCAAAGCATAGCAAAGATACTATACAAATTTAACATTCTCTAAAAACCAAAAATTCTTTTATTTTATAACTGCTACTTATTTTTTTCCTTCATCTTTTATCAAGCCTTGATTCCAGATTTTTATCTTGTCTGTAGCTGTGATTCCACTTTTTACCTGCACAAAAATTCCATCACTAACTCCTAAAACAAGATCTTTTCTTTGAAATTTTTGCGGTGCTGTTTCTACTTCAACGTATGGTTTTTGCGTTTTTTTATCAAATTGAACTAATGATTCTTTTATAGCTAAAACATTTTCTGCTTTATCTAATATAATTGATGCATTAGCACTTAAACCTGCTCTAATAAATGTATCATCTCTATTTTCTAATGATGCTTTAATTTGAAATTGAATTGCTCCATTTTCTACAACTCCTTTTGGAGCGATATAACGTAGAACAGCATCGAATTTTTTATTTTCGATAGCTCCAATTGTAATTTCGATTGGCATTTTTTCTTTTATTTTACCAACCTCTGATTCATCAATTTTTCCAACAAAAATCATCTTACCAACATCTGCTACACTAGCAATTGTAGTTCCTTCATTAAAATTATTACTTTCAATAACTTGATTTCCAACTTTCACAGGAACATCCAATACCATTCCAGTTACTGTAGATCGGATTACTGTATTAGCATAATTCCCTAAACCAGAAGTCGTTCCTGTTTTAACGATATCAAAACTTTGTTTTGATGAAAAGTAATTTTGTTTCGCCTGTTTGTAAGCCAGTTGTGTTGCATCAAAATCATTTGCAGAAATTACTCCTTTATCAAACAATGTTTTTTGTCTCTGGTATAATTTTTCTTGGTTATCTAATGCAATCTTTGCCGTTTGAACCTGATTTTGGGTATTACTCACATTAGAAACATTTGCAACAACTTTAATCTTTGCAATCATGTCCCCTGCTTTAATACTCTCCCCTGCTTTAATATAAACTGCTTCAATAATTCCTGAAATATTTGGTTTAATAAGTACCTCTTCATCAGGTTGGATATTACCCGTTGCAATTGTATTTTTAACTATCGTTTTTATTTCAGCTTTTTCTGTTTGATAGACAATTGGTGACTCTTGATTTTTTGCATACAAATAATACAAAGCACCAAAGAAGACTACTGCAATAAAAATTAAAATGGTTATGGTTACTCCTTTTTTCATTTTGTTTTTTTGTTTAATCGATTATTTTATTGATTGATAATTTATTCTGCTCGTAAGGCATCTACAGGCTTTACGTTTATTGCTGTTTGGGCCGGAATAAATCCTGCCAGCAAACCTGATCCCACTAAAATTAATAATGCTACAAAAACGACTCCTAAATCTACCGTTGGATTTGCAAACATTGTATCGCCATCTTGAGGCATCGAATCTAGCACCATATTAAGTATTGCTACAACCCCTGTGGCAACTGCAATACCTAACATACCCGAAATGATTGTTAAAAATATTGATTCTGAAAGTATCTGTCTTCGTATTGCCCCTGGTGTTGCTCCCAACGCTCTACGAATTCCTATTTCTTTTGTTCTCTCCTTTACTACAATAAGCATAATGTTAGAAATACCGATAACCCCAGAAATCAAAACCAAAGTACCCACGAAATAAGCAATAAATGTTAAGATTGTAAACAATCCTCGTACTTGGTTAAATCGTTCATACAAATCAAAATTTCCGACTGCTCTATCATCTTTAGGACTAACCGAATGTCTTTCCTTTATTATTTCTATAATTTTAGGTTTCAAGTCTGTTATAGAAGCTTCATCATTTGCTGTGATTGCCATCCAGCCAACTTTATCGCCATAATTAAACACTTGCTGAAACGTTGTAAAAGGAACAAATATATTCTTTTGCTCTGCTTCTGCACCGCCATTATTTTGACTTTTGGAATAATACACTCCAACAACCATAAAATTTATTCCGTTTACTTTTATATAAGTCCCAATAGGATCTTCATCTTTTTCATAAAGTCCGGTTATTACACCTTTTCCAATAACAGCAACCTTTCTGTTGTGCTTAATATCTTGTTGGTTTACAAAACGCCCTTTTATGATATCCATTGGTTGCTGCTTAATAAGCTCCGGATTATCTCCATACACAGTAAAAGCAGAAGTTTTAGTACCACGAACTACATTATTAACCCCACCGTTAGAATCTCCTAACTGATTTCGAGGTGAAACATATAGCAAATCTGGCAAAGCTTCTTTTAAAGCTATTACATCACTATTCTTAAAATCATAACGACGTGTTTTAGGCAAACCTTTATATGCTTTTGATGTGGTTTGACTCCACATAAACATAGTATTTGTTGCGATTCCATCAAACCCCTTTTTAACACCATTCTCTAATCCTTTTCCTGCTGCGAGTAATATTACTAAAATAAATATTCCCCAAAACACACCAAAAGCTGTAAGTACTGTTCTAAATACATTAGCAGTTAAGGCTTCTAAAATTTCTTCCCAATTATCTCTATCAAACATAATTATTCGTCTCTAAGTGCTACAATAGGTTTTATTTTTGCTGCTCTGTATGCTGGAAAAAAACCAGCCATTGCTCCCGCAAAAACAAGTAAAATAAGAGTGGTCAATGCCACACTAAAATCAACTTCAGGATTTAAAAAGAATTCACTTGTTATCATTGGGCCTACTACTTCTAGCAATAATAAACTTGCTAACAAACCAATAAACCCTGCTATTGTAGTAATAAAAATAGACTCATGTAATATCATTCCAACAATAGATACTGGAGAGGCACCAAGCGCTTTTCTAATACCAATTTCTTTGGTTCTTTCTTTTACAATAATTAACATGATGTTACTAACACCAACAACGCCTGCTATGATCGTGCAAATTCCAACCCACCAAAAAAACAATCTGATATAAAGATTTAAATCATATACTTGCTTTGCATCCTTAACCGAATTGTATAGACCGATACCGCTGTCATCATCTGGAGCAACAATATTTTTACTCTTCAAAAGTGCTTTTAAGTCTTCACTAAATTTTTCAGATTGTGCCAAAGCCTCTTCATAAGTCGCTTTTTTATTTAAAGTAAAAAACAAATTACTTACTTTATCACCAACACCATAGGCTCTTTGTGTGGTTGTCATTGGCAAATAAACCCTTGTTTCTTCTCTTTCACCTGCTGGATCTGTAAAAACGCCAACAACTTTAAAATTGATATTATTAATTGCAATTTGTTCTCCAAGTGGGTTCTTATCTTTAAACAAATCTGTTTTTACTTTCATTCCAATAACAGCAACTTTTTCATTATTAGCTAAATCTTTGCTATTGATGAATCTTCCCATAACAACGGTACCATTTTCAATTCCCAAATAGTCGGGATCTACTCCTCTAAATTGATACGTCGACGATTCTTTTCCATAACTCACTGAGGCTCCCCAAAAGTTATACGTTGATGCACGTTTATCTAATTTATCCTCGAATTTTTGAACTGATTGTGAGTAATCACTATTTCTAAACTGAATTTGGCGGCCTGGATTTAATCCTTTGTATTGTTTTGTAGTAGTACCCGACCAAACCTCTATAATACCTTCGGCATCACGTTCGAATTGTTTTTCGATTCCGTTTTGAAGGCCTTTACCTGCACCAAGAAGAATAACTAATATAAATATCCCGGAAGCCACAGAGATACCAGTAAGAAAGGTTCTTAATTTATTTTTAGCGATTGCTTCAAATATTTCTTGCCAACGCTCAATATTAAACATATGCTGATGCTCTAACTTGTTCTACGTATTTATCATCGATAATAAGTCCATCTTTCAAGACTACATTTCTCTTACACATTGCTGCAATATCTGGTTCGTGGGTAACAATTAGGATTGTTTTTCCTTCGTCATTGATTCCTTGAATCAATTCCATTACTTCATATGATGTCTTTGTATCCAATGCTCCTGTAGGTTCATCGGCTAATAAAACTTTAGGATTTGATGCTAATGCTCTTGCAATAGCTACACGCTGCTTCTGTCCTCCAGAAAGCTCACTTGGTAAATGGTGAGAATGGGAATCAAGCCCTACTTTTTTTAAGTAATTCAAGGCAATCTCGTATCGTTCTTTTCTTTTTACACCTTGATAATATAATGGCATTGCCACGTTATCTAAAGCAGTTTTATAATTAATCAAATTAAAAGATTGAAATACAAAACCTAAAAATTTATTTCGATATCTAGATGCTATGGTTTCATTCAGATTTTTTATTGGTACATTATCTAGTATATACTCTCCAGAATCTGCTTCATCTAATATTCCTAAAATATTAAGTAATGTAGATTTTCCAGAACCTGATGATCCCATGATAGCAACCAACTCCCCTTCTTTTATATTGAAATTAATCCCTTTTAATACATGCAATTCAGATTTTCCCATTTTATAGGATTTATGTAAGTCTTTAATTTCAATCATGGTTTGTTAATTTTAAACAATAATACCTATTTTTCCTAGCAATATACTACAATAAAATGTTAATAGATTTAACCTATTATACCAATAAGACTTATTTCTTATCTAAATGTTACACTTTAATCTTAAAATATATTTGTTTTCTTAATTTTGTATCTTAAAAAAAATACAATGAAGAAATTATTCTCGTTTCTAATACTTTCAATGATTGCACTATTTATAGCTAGCTGTTCTTCTTCTCAGAAATTAGCGACCTTAAAACCTGAACCCGATGATGCTAGTCCCTTAATATATGACAATGCCCCATCATTTATTAATTTACCTATTACAATAAAACTAAAAGATATTGAAAACCAGACTAACACTATTCTTAATGGTTTGATTTACGAAGACAACAATATTGAAGATGACGATATCGAAATCAAAATCTGGAAATTAGCTCCTATAAAAATCGAGGTTGACCCTGCTAATCCTGGTAAAAAAATAAAAACTATTTTACCTTTAAAAGCACTTGTTAAGTACCGAATAGGAACTAAACAACTGGGTGTTGAATTGTACGACACACGAGAATTTAATTTGAATGGAGTAATTACATTGAACAGCTCAGTAGGATTAACCAACTGGAAACTTAACACTAAAACGGAATTAAAATCATTAGATTGGAATGAGAGTCCAACAATGAGTGTTTTTGGAAAAAACATGCCTGTAACTTATCTTATAAATCCGGCTGTTTCAATTTTCAAATCAAAAATAGAAAAAAGTATCGACGCAGCAATCGAAAAGTCTATGGATTTCAAACCTAACGTTTTAGCAGCATTAGAGAAGATCTGCACTCCTTTTCAAATGAATGAGCAATATGAAAGTTGGCTTAGAATTGTTCCAATAGAAATATACTCTAGTGATGCAGTACTTAAAAACGATTCTTTTTTATTAGAAATGGGCATGAAATGCAATATGGAAACACTAGTTGGGAAACAACCTGAAAGCAAATTCAATGCCTCTAAAATTGTTTTAAAACCTGTTACAAAAATCCCTAAACAAATTACAGCCAACATCGCTGCGGTATCGAGCTATAAAGACGCTTCTAAAATCATGACTAGAAACTTTGCCGGACAAGAGTTTGGTACTGGCAGTAAAAAAATCACTGTGAAAATTGTAGAAATCTGGCACAAAGAGGGAAAAATGATTATTGCTTTAGATGTTTTGGGAGCAGTAAACGGAACATTATACTTAACCGGTTTTCCGAAGTATAATCAACAATCTAAAGAACTTTATTTTGACAAACTCGACTATGTTCTTGATACAAAAAGTAAACTAACCCGCACTGCAAATTGGCTCATGCAAGGTTACATCTTAAAGAAAATGGAAGAAAGTTGTCGTTATTCAATACAACCAAACTTAGAAGAAGGTAAGAAGAGTATGCTAACATACCTTAAAAACTATTCTCCTATGCCTGGTGTTTTTGTAAATGGAAAAATGGAAGATATTGAATTTCAAAAAATTGAATTGACAAATCAAGCCATTATTGCTTTTATAAAAGTTAATGGTACTGTAAATGTCTCTGTAAACGGATTGAAATAAATCTAACTTACGCGCTTTTCTTTTTTGATTGATACATTCTATAAATCAAATAGCCTATTACTGCAACTAGCAAATAAGGAACTACCATTAGGTAAACAATTCCATCGTTTACAGCTTCGGCTTGCTTCGTGTTTTCATCACCACCTAAAGCAGCGCGACACATAGCACATTGCGCATTAGCAGTTAAATTAAAGAAGAAAATAACCAACAAGAAACTAATCTTTGTTAGCTTAGAAACAGAACGTTTCTTGTTGTTTGTATTTATATTAAGCATAATAAGGGGAAATCATTAAATAAACAATTACTCCAGTTATAGCAACGTATAACCAAAGCGGAAATGTAATTCTTGCAATTTTTCTGTGATTTTCAAAATTCTTAGCAATTGCGCGAACATAAGTTATCAAAACCAAAGGAACGATTGCAATTGACAATAAGATATGCGAAATTAAAATAAAGAAATAAACATATCGTATCACTCCTTCTCCACCAAATTTAGTAGAATCAGACGTCATATGATACGCAATATACATAACAAGAAAAGCCAATGAAAGCGCTATTGCCGTAGTCATCAAACGCTCATGTGCCTTACGATTTCCTTTTTTTATGGCCATTACTGCAATAATCAAAACCAAAGCAGTAATTCCATTTATCGTAGCATAAATAGGTGGCAAAAAAGTAAGTGGCTCTACATCGTAACCAAAATCTTTTAATTTAACTCCAAACAGAATAGCAACTACAACTGGAATTACAATTGAAACAAGTACTATATACTTGTTGTATTTTTTTTCTAATGAATTATCCTCCATTTTTATTCTTCTAATAATATATTTATATCTTGTTGAATGTCTCTAACTCCTTTTTTATCCAATCCATCATAGTAAAGTATTGGGTTTCCAAATTCATCTTTACGACAACGAATGTCTCCATTTTTATCTATTAAAGCAAATAATCCAGAATGCTCAAAACCTCCGCTTACTTTACTATTTGTACCTGCGTACAAATTGAATCCTTTATTAGATAAATCCATAATAACATTTTTATCTCCAGTTAAAAAATTCCAATTAGAAGACTTAACTCCTAAAATCTTAGCATGATCTTTTAAAACTTGTGGTGTATCATGAGCAGGATCAATTGTTATTGAGACAATCCCGAAATTTGGATTTCCAAAAAACTTTTTCTCAATCTCCAACATACTTAAATTCATTTTAGGACATATAGATGGGCAGGTCGTAAAGAAAAACTCTAAAACATAAACTTTTCCTTTATACGTTTCATTTGATATTTTTATATTATCCTGATTGATTAATTCAAATTTAGGAGCTGGACCAATTTTAACTAGTTTTCCATCTTCCTTAACATTTTTTCCATTAACGCTATCTAAACGGCTTCCTTTTACAACTGAATCATTTTTTACTCTTTCAATAATTTTAGGTATTGCATAAATTCCAAAAATCAATACTATAAATGAAATACCGATATATGATTTGTTTTTAAACATGATAATATAATTTTAAAGTTGTTTTGTTGCATTATGATTTTTCTTAAGAGCTGCACGATACTCGTATAAGATAATCTTAAAATCATCTAACATTTCATTGCTTAACTCAGAAGGATGAAAAGTATTATACCCTTCTTTATAATTGTCTTTATCTTTTCGCCCTCTTAAATTGCGTTCTTTATCAACAATAAACACATTAGGAGTTCCTAAATGCTGGTCTAGTTTTCCAACCAAATGCAATTGATCGTAATAGGCTGTTATTTCGGATGGAGGAGCAAAAACAAAATGCCACTGAGATACATCTGTAAAATCGGATAAAGCATCTATAACTTTACGCGCATCCTCTTCTGTCCCCAATGGACAAATCACAACAAATTGTAAATCTTTGAAGCCATGATAGCGTTGATAAACTTTTTCATTTAGATTAAAATAATTACCTCGATTTTTTAAAATATCAGATCCTGAAAAACCAAGTATTGTTATTTTATTATCCAAACCAACTTTTTCGCCTCTTAAAGACTTCCAATCTCCTAGGTTGGCAATTTTGGGAGTTACAACAGGTAATTTAGTGAAACCATTAACGCCAGATGCAAAAAAAAGATAAGCAACTATAGGCAAAACGAAGAGAACAAAAAGGACTATATTTTTTTTCATTATACAAGGGAAAAAATTAAAGTACAAAAATAAAAAAAGGTACGCAATGCGTACCTTCTTTTTGAATTAATATCATGTTAAAAATTCCATTTAATGGTAGAATTTTTAAAAACCTCAAAAATATAATGTCCTTCAGTTAAAAGAATAAACAATAAATACAATACAAGGAAAACAACTGAAGAAACAACTGACCATCTTAAGCCACTTGACTCACCTTCCATATGCATAAATGCCCATACTATATAATAAGCTTTATATATTGTTAAAATATAAAATATCCAATTTAATAAGTTCAAACCAAAAAAATGATTGAACTCTAATACTCCTGGCTTATAAATACCAAGGATAACCTCCACTGTTGTTACAACTGATAAAAGTGCAAAAACAAACCAGATTCTTTTCGTATGTGATACATATTCGTGTGACATAATAATATAAATCTAAAATTAAACTAAGTAGAAAACTGTAAATACAAATACCCAAACTAAATCGACAAAGTGCCAGTATAAACCAACTTTCTCTACCATTTCATAGCTCTTTCTTTTTTCATAAGTACCTAACAATACATTAAAGAAGATAATGATATTGATGATAATTCCTGAGATAACGTGAAAACCGTGAAATCCAGTAATAAAGAAAAAGAAATCAGCAAACAATTTGTTTCCGTATTCGTTTCTTGTCAAATTAGCACCTTCTACAACATAATGCGCTTGACTTAATCTTGACTCTGACTCTTCTCTAGTTAGAATAGTTTTTTGCTTTTTCTCAGTAAGCTTTTCCGTTCTTATTAATAATTCAGGATGCGCTTTGAAACCTGCTTGTACTTCGGCTACTGAATATGTTGGCAATGTTTCAGCATCACTCATAAACCATTTACCTTTGTCTCTTGTCAATGCTTCTCTACCATCTGGCAATTTTACTGCAAAATCTGCAAGAGCAACACGTTTTCCGTCTTTATCCACAAACTGAAGTAAACTTCCTCCTTTTGTTTCAATAGCTCCGTATTCTCCTTTGATAAAGTTTTTCCATTCCCAAGCTTGTGACCCAACGAAAATCAAACCTCCAATAATAGTTAAAAACATATATACTGCAACTTTGTTTTTCTTCATTTGATGACCAGCATCAACAGCCAAAACCATTGTTACAGATGAAAAAATCAAAATAAATGTCATCAATGCGACATAGTACATAGGTGCAGGTACACCATGCATAAAAGGAAAGTGATTAAACACTTCATCAGCCAATGGCCAAGTTTCGATAAATTTAAATCTAGAAAAACCATAAGCTGCTAGAAATCCAGAGAACGTTAAGGCATCAGATACGATAAAATACCACATCATCATTTTACCATAACTTGCCCCTAATGGCTCATTGCCGCCTCCCCAAGTTTTTTCTTCGTTTTTTGCAGTTGTAACTGTCGCTTCCATAAAAGATATTCGTTAAAAAGTTCCCAAATTTACGTTTTTTTCTTATTTAAAGAAATATAAAAATAAAAATAAATAGACCCACAAGAAATCAAGAAAGTGCCAGTACATTGCACCTAGTTCTATTCCAAGAGTTTGAGTCGAATTGTATTTCTGTTTAAAATGATTATAAATAATAACTAGAAGAGAAATGATCCCTCCAGCTAAGTGAAATAAGTGTGTAACCGTTACAACATATAAGAAAGTTGTAGTTATTGTACTCTCTGCTCCGGTAAAATAATATCCGTTTGCTACTATCTGTCCAAAACCTACAAATTGTAAAATAACAAACAATATTCCTAATGCTAGAGTAGTCAATAGTAAATTTGTTGTTGCTTTTCTATTGTCCTTTTGCATCGCATTTTTAGCTAAATGAAAAGTAACACTACAACCAATAATCACCAAAGTGCTATAAAAAAACGCTGGCGGTAATTGAAAATCCTTCAACCAATCGGTTCTTGACTTACTAACTACAAAAGCACTTGTAAGTCCTGCAAACATCATGGTCATACTGACCATAGCGAACAATAAAATTAATTTAGATGACTTAGCGCTCCTTGCTCTATATTCATCTTCTGTCATTGTCATTTCCATAATTATCTCAAAAATTTATCAAATATATAAATCAACTGCAACAAGGTAATGTAAGACACACTTACCAACATCAATGTTCTTGCTGCCTTGGCTGTTCTTAATTTATACAAACGAACTGCATAAATCAACATCCAAATCCCCAACAGAAACACTAAAACCGCTGCTATTGGTGTAATAAACAACTTACCTGTATACCCTAAACATGGTAAAAGTGATGCCACTATAAGCCATATTGTATATAAAATAATCTGCAACGCAGTACCTTTGTCTTTTTTCCCAGTAGGCAGCATAAAAAAGCCTGCTTTTTCGTAATCTTCATATAAAAACCAACCTATAGCCCAAAAATGAGGAAATTGCCAAAAAAACTGAATTAAAAAAAGCGTCCCTGCCTCTATCCCAAATTCTCCTGTAGCCGCAACCCATCCTAACATAAATGGTATTGCACCTGGAAAAGCTCCAACAAAAACTGACAATGATGTTATTGTCTTTAAAGGGGTATAAACGCTGGTATATAAAAATATAGAAATCGCACCAAACATTGCTGTTTTAGGATTGATTGTATACAGTAAAGTTAACCCAATAATTGTCAACAAACTTGCTACAATCAAAGCTAATTTTGAGGACATTCTTCCAGAAGGAACAGGTCGATTCTTTGTTCTATCCATTAAGGCGTCCAAATCTTTCTCAATAACCTGATTAAAAGCATTTGAAGCTCCTACCATACAATACCCTCCTATTGCTAAAACTAGAAGTACAGTCCATTGAAATGGATGTTTATCGTCAAAACCAAGTAAATAACCTGCAATTGAAGAAAACAAAACACTAACAGCGAGTCCTGCTTTTGTGATTTCTTTGAAATCATTAAATATAGATTTAAGTGAAAGTGTATTTTGTGTTGCGTCCAATGCGTTGTTATTTTTGTTTTTCCAAAACTGGTGCAAATGTACAAATTAGATTGCAGAATTTAGGACGATAAATTTACAATTTTTCGAATGAAGCAATCAAATACACCTCAATTTCACTATAAAAGCGAATCATTTGCAAAAAATCTTACTAAATATCTCATTAATAAAAACACCATCTGAAAAACAACTACTCTTAATCTGTAAGCAAAACTTGTTGCACTTTACCAAAAAACTCCTCTATATCTTTAGTCGAACCAAATCTTCTCCAAATTAAGCTTACTGCTTTTTTTAAATCAGTTACGGATTTAAAAAATATCCTAACTCTTTCTGATTATTACACTTTCCTTATTAAGTCCATTTTCTTCTCCACTTTTATAAATACTCAATCGATA
This region includes:
- the cyoE gene encoding heme o synthase, which translates into the protein MDATQNTLSLKSIFNDFKEITKAGLAVSVLFSSIAGYLLGFDDKHPFQWTVLLVLAIGGYCMVGASNAFNQVIEKDLDALMDRTKNRPVPSGRMSSKLALIVASLLTIIGLTLLYTINPKTAMFGAISIFLYTSVYTPLKTITSLSVFVGAFPGAIPFMLGWVAATGEFGIEAGTLFLIQFFWQFPHFWAIGWFLYEDYEKAGFFMLPTGKKDKGTALQIILYTIWLIVASLLPCLGYTGKLFITPIAAVLVFLLGIWMLIYAVRLYKLRTAKAARTLMLVSVSYITLLQLIYIFDKFLR